Proteins encoded within one genomic window of Bradyrhizobium sp. AZCC 1719:
- a CDS encoding ABC transporter permease, with protein sequence MAHEILRLAVSALQRNVLRSTLAALGIVIGVSAVVGMVTIGRGSNAKVKEQIDQLGMQLLSLRIGQDTRGGKGAQIEAKPFTHADVDAIRQFRSALQAVAPVASQPVRVVLRQANWVASITGADNDFFIAKRWGLAAGRLFSGHEIQAGKNVCIVGATIHERLFGGSAAVGETIRVKTLPCEVIGVLRGRGQSGLSQDDDNIVVMPLTGYQRRIQGTTDIQSVNVLVRHDVDTSHMKERIEELMRERRGIAPGQADNFHLLEMRQVAEAMASTSRTLTALLTAIAAISLLVGGIGIMNIMLVSVADRTAEIGIRLAIGALPRQIKAEVLAEGVLLAVGGGLAGIVAGLALAAAARLWLRIPLVVDPATVVIAVAASCAIGLAFSYMPAARAAQLDPIEALSRE encoded by the coding sequence ATGGCCCATGAGATTCTGCGCTTGGCCGTTTCCGCTTTGCAGCGCAATGTCCTGCGTTCGACGCTGGCCGCGCTCGGTATCGTTATCGGCGTGAGCGCCGTGGTCGGGATGGTGACGATCGGGCGCGGGAGCAATGCCAAGGTGAAGGAACAGATCGACCAACTCGGCATGCAGTTGCTGTCGCTCCGCATTGGCCAGGATACTCGCGGCGGCAAGGGCGCGCAGATCGAGGCGAAGCCATTCACCCACGCCGACGTTGACGCGATCCGTCAGTTTCGCAGCGCACTTCAGGCGGTCGCGCCCGTCGCTTCGCAACCGGTTCGCGTCGTTTTGCGACAGGCAAACTGGGTCGCCAGTATCACTGGTGCAGACAACGATTTTTTTATCGCCAAGCGATGGGGCCTCGCCGCGGGAAGGCTTTTCTCCGGTCACGAAATTCAGGCCGGCAAGAATGTCTGCATTGTTGGAGCGACCATCCATGAGCGGCTGTTCGGCGGCAGTGCTGCAGTTGGCGAAACCATTCGCGTCAAGACGTTGCCCTGCGAAGTGATCGGAGTGCTTCGAGGGCGAGGGCAGTCGGGGCTGTCGCAGGACGACGACAACATCGTGGTCATGCCTCTCACCGGTTATCAACGCAGAATTCAGGGCACCACGGATATCCAGTCAGTCAATGTCTTGGTCCGGCATGACGTCGATACCTCGCACATGAAGGAGCGGATCGAGGAACTGATGCGCGAACGTCGCGGTATTGCGCCCGGGCAGGCCGATAACTTCCATCTGCTCGAGATGCGCCAGGTCGCTGAGGCTATGGCGAGCACGTCGCGGACGCTGACCGCGTTGCTGACCGCTATCGCAGCGATCAGCCTGCTGGTGGGCGGCATAGGGATCATGAACATCATGCTGGTCTCGGTCGCGGACAGGACTGCAGAAATCGGAATCCGCCTCGCAATCGGGGCGCTGCCGCGCCAGATCAAGGCGGAAGTGCTTGCCGAAGGGGTTCTGCTGGCAGTTGGAGGCGGGCTGGCCGGCATTGTTGCCGGGCTGGCTCTCGCAGCGGCCGCGCGCCTTTGGCTTCGGATCCCGCTCGTCGTGGATCCCGCAACCGTCGTCATCGCGGTGGCCGCATCGTGCGCGATCGGACTGGCGTTCAGTTACATGCCGGCTGCGCGGGCTGCGCAGCTTGACCCGATTGAAGCGTTGTCCCGCGAGTAG
- a CDS encoding ABC transporter ATP-binding protein, producing MSSGAVESKAREHASNGGIEPLILLENVARIHGRGPASVTALAGVDLSIAPGEFVAVVGPSGSGKSTFLNIIGCLDTPSSGRYHFKGIDTGALDAARRALLRRSSMGFVFQRFNLIKRTSALDNVELPLLYQGVSRRVRREAAAAALISVGLSGHQHHTPDQLSGGQQQRVAIARALVVRPDLLIADEPTGALDSTTGAEIMKLLKQLNREAGTTIVMVTHDPSIAAHARRTIRFADGRIRRRHFDGECSDGP from the coding sequence ATGAGCTCCGGCGCTGTCGAAAGCAAGGCGAGAGAGCACGCCTCAAATGGCGGCATCGAGCCCCTGATACTGTTGGAGAATGTTGCCCGCATTCACGGTCGTGGACCTGCTTCGGTGACCGCCCTCGCAGGTGTTGATCTCTCGATCGCACCGGGCGAGTTCGTCGCGGTTGTTGGGCCTAGCGGTTCCGGCAAGTCGACGTTTCTCAACATCATCGGCTGTCTCGATACACCATCCAGCGGACGCTATCATTTCAAGGGGATCGATACCGGCGCGCTCGACGCCGCGCGCCGGGCGCTGCTGCGGCGAAGCAGCATGGGATTCGTGTTTCAGCGGTTCAATCTCATCAAGCGCACCAGCGCTTTGGACAATGTCGAACTGCCGCTGCTGTACCAGGGCGTTTCGCGGCGCGTGCGCCGCGAGGCTGCCGCAGCGGCCCTGATCTCGGTCGGCCTGTCCGGACACCAGCACCACACTCCGGACCAACTCTCCGGCGGCCAACAGCAACGCGTCGCGATCGCCCGCGCCCTGGTTGTCCGGCCCGACCTGCTGATCGCCGACGAGCCGACAGGCGCGCTCGACAGCACGACAGGTGCCGAAATCATGAAACTGCTGAAACAACTCAATCGCGAAGCAGGCACCACGATTGTCATGGTGACGCATGACCCCTCGATCGCCGCGCATGCGCGCCGCACCATTCGCTTCGCCGACGGCCGCATCCGGCGAAGACACTTCGATGGAGAGTGCAGTGATGGCCCATGA
- a CDS encoding efflux RND transporter periplasmic adaptor subunit, translating into MWQTPKLNQLHSAWTGSRRAVAEWSLAELQLRSRRRSIATGLAGIAIVSAAIVIGFSKGDGSQAIDTQFVVQAAFRGDLEAKVSATGTVEPVRIVEVSTELSGTIGDIAVDYNDRVKAGQLLATLDDAVPARQLTRARAAHGLAEARLREGRINLALAESERNRKQRLAERQAVSERELEAAVGAFMRATAQVEIFEAELRIAAAEVDLAASNLDKTRIVAPVDGVVLRRNVERGQVIAASFQSPVLFRIAADLKHMQVKVDVDEADALAVRPGQPAVFKGQALRDRTIPAVVEKIYLGPEVVQGVVTYKAILGFDNDELQLKPGMTTTTDLTVAQRRNVLLVPNAALRFVPPAQVPAPQSVPGAIAQAMNAASRPQPAIAAAPATARAADSSLPGRRQIYKLVRGMLTSVQVRIGETDGTHSEILDGDIAAGDSVVIDTAAVQP; encoded by the coding sequence ATGTGGCAAACTCCAAAACTCAACCAGCTTCACTCGGCCTGGACCGGCTCTCGACGCGCGGTCGCCGAATGGAGCCTCGCCGAGCTGCAGCTTCGCAGCAGAAGGCGCAGTATCGCAACCGGGCTGGCGGGGATCGCCATTGTTTCGGCCGCGATCGTGATTGGCTTCAGCAAGGGAGATGGGTCTCAGGCGATCGACACACAGTTCGTGGTACAGGCAGCCTTTCGCGGAGATCTTGAGGCCAAGGTTTCTGCAACCGGGACCGTGGAGCCGGTCAGGATCGTGGAAGTCTCGACCGAACTGTCCGGGACCATCGGGGACATCGCTGTCGACTACAACGACAGGGTCAAGGCCGGGCAACTCCTGGCGACGCTCGACGACGCCGTGCCCGCAAGGCAGCTCACCCGAGCCCGTGCCGCACACGGTCTTGCCGAAGCGCGGTTGCGTGAAGGACGCATCAATCTCGCGCTTGCCGAGAGCGAACGAAACCGCAAGCAGCGGCTCGCGGAGCGGCAAGCCGTCAGCGAACGCGAACTGGAGGCGGCGGTCGGCGCCTTCATGAGGGCAACAGCCCAGGTCGAGATATTTGAGGCAGAACTCAGGATCGCTGCCGCGGAGGTCGATCTCGCGGCTTCGAATCTCGACAAGACGCGGATCGTCGCACCCGTCGACGGCGTGGTGCTTCGGCGCAACGTCGAGCGTGGCCAGGTGATCGCAGCCTCGTTCCAGTCGCCGGTGTTGTTTCGTATTGCAGCCGACCTCAAGCACATGCAGGTCAAGGTCGATGTCGATGAAGCCGATGCTCTCGCCGTGCGACCGGGACAGCCTGCCGTGTTCAAGGGCCAAGCCTTGCGCGATCGAACCATCCCGGCTGTTGTCGAAAAAATCTATCTTGGTCCCGAGGTCGTGCAGGGCGTCGTTACCTACAAGGCGATTCTCGGCTTCGACAATGACGAGCTTCAGCTCAAGCCCGGCATGACGACCACAACGGACCTCACGGTCGCACAGCGCCGCAACGTGCTGCTGGTGCCAAACGCTGCGCTGCGGTTCGTGCCGCCGGCCCAGGTGCCTGCTCCGCAGAGCGTGCCTGGAGCGATCGCTCAGGCGATGAATGCGGCGTCCCGGCCCCAACCGGCCATCGCCGCGGCGCCCGCAACGGCGCGCGCCGCTGATTCTTCTCTGCCCGGGCGTCGGCAGATCTACAAGCTGGTTCGCGGCATGCTCACATCCGTTCAAGTGCGGATTGGCGAGACCGACGGCACGCACAGCGAAATCCTCGATGGCGACATTGCAGCAGGCGATAGCGTCGTCATCGACACGGCTGCGGTTCAGCCATGA
- a CDS encoding calcium-binding protein, giving the protein MAQERIEPSPVGAVRIGRIAAEQREWSMQINGTDFDDRLRGTNLADTIFGFKGNDILEGFNGNDTLNGGEGTDILYGDGGDDRLYGDKDNDELFGGAGNDVLDGGEGNDLLEGEDGDDTLAAGKGEDTLYGGIGGDRLDGGEDNDELFGGDGNDVLLGGKGQDFVFGGSGADTLYGGEDADLVEGGDANDILCGEEGEDEMYGGLGDDRLDGGKDADRLYGGDGVDIVSGGSGDDLVAGGSGNDRLFGGEDSDWLIGDAGNDQLIGDSGNDRLDGGIGTDNLIGGIGSDVLIGGLGGDILTGGADQDSFVLSNIAANRDTITDFLIGSDELQIEAAMFGGGIRSGSSLDASQLVASSAPVATSSGVGTFLFDTDNGTLSWDADGAGDQSAQWIATLQGVQTLSVNDFLIV; this is encoded by the coding sequence GTGGCGCAGGAGCGGATCGAACCGTCTCCTGTTGGAGCCGTACGAATAGGCCGCATCGCGGCCGAACAACGGGAGTGGTCCATGCAGATCAATGGAACTGACTTTGACGATCGGCTGCGCGGCACGAATCTGGCCGACACGATTTTCGGCTTCAAGGGCAACGACATTCTGGAAGGATTCAACGGCAACGATACGTTGAATGGCGGAGAAGGCACCGACATTTTGTACGGCGACGGCGGTGACGATCGGCTCTACGGCGACAAGGACAATGACGAGCTGTTCGGTGGGGCCGGAAATGACGTCCTTGATGGCGGCGAAGGCAACGATTTGCTCGAAGGCGAGGACGGAGACGATACGCTGGCCGCAGGCAAGGGCGAGGACACTCTCTATGGCGGCATCGGCGGCGATAGACTGGACGGCGGTGAAGACAACGACGAACTGTTTGGCGGCGATGGCAATGACGTCCTGCTTGGCGGCAAGGGTCAGGACTTCGTCTTTGGCGGCAGCGGAGCCGATACGCTCTATGGCGGGGAGGACGCCGATCTGGTCGAAGGCGGCGACGCGAACGACATCCTTTGTGGAGAGGAGGGCGAGGACGAAATGTACGGCGGTCTCGGTGACGACCGTCTCGACGGCGGCAAGGACGCCGATCGGCTATACGGCGGTGACGGCGTCGACATCGTTTCCGGAGGTTCGGGCGACGACCTGGTCGCGGGTGGATCCGGTAACGACCGTCTGTTCGGCGGCGAAGACAGCGACTGGCTGATCGGCGATGCCGGAAACGACCAGCTCATCGGCGATAGCGGCAACGATCGGCTTGACGGCGGTATCGGAACCGACAATCTCATCGGCGGCATCGGCAGCGACGTGCTGATCGGCGGGCTGGGCGGCGATATCCTGACCGGCGGAGCCGATCAGGACTCGTTCGTGTTGTCGAACATCGCCGCGAACCGCGACACGATCACTGATTTCCTGATCGGTAGCGACGAACTGCAGATCGAAGCGGCCATGTTCGGCGGCGGGATTCGCAGTGGTAGTTCGCTCGACGCAAGCCAGCTCGTCGCATCTTCAGCACCTGTCGCGACAAGTTCCGGAGTCGGGACGTTTCTGTTTGACACCGACAACGGCACGCTGAGCTGGGATGCCGATGGCGCCGGCGACCAGAGTGCCCAGTGGATTGCAACGCTACAGGGTGTTCAGACTCTCAGCGTCAACGACTTCCTTATCGTCTGA
- a CDS encoding RNA polymerase sigma factor: protein MSGFGDELVSLLPRLRRFARSLTGRADEADDLVQATFERALRAQALWEPGTRLDAWLFRIMKNLWIDQIRRRKIEGAQTALEDAEHLSGSDGRAVAESRIVLADVKALLASLPSDQQAVVQSVCVEELSYRETAQRLKTPIGTVMSRLARARLALSAGLDFDQLAEARHNANKP, encoded by the coding sequence ATGAGCGGCTTCGGTGACGAACTTGTGAGCTTGCTGCCTCGTCTGCGCCGATTCGCGCGCTCGCTGACCGGGCGAGCCGACGAGGCTGACGATCTTGTACAGGCTACGTTTGAGCGCGCGCTGCGCGCCCAAGCGCTGTGGGAGCCGGGCACACGGCTGGACGCATGGCTGTTCAGAATCATGAAGAATCTCTGGATCGATCAGATCCGGCGCCGGAAGATCGAGGGAGCTCAGACGGCGCTTGAGGATGCGGAGCACCTTTCCGGTTCCGATGGTCGAGCCGTGGCTGAAAGCCGCATTGTGCTTGCGGACGTCAAGGCGTTGCTCGCGTCGCTGCCGAGTGACCAGCAGGCCGTTGTTCAGTCCGTTTGCGTTGAGGAATTGAGTTATCGAGAGACCGCCCAACGCCTCAAAACTCCAATCGGAACGGTGATGAGCCGTCTGGCTCGCGCCAGGCTTGCTCTGTCGGCCGGACTCGATTTCGATCAACTCGCCGAAGCCCGCCACAACGCGAATAAACCCTGA
- a CDS encoding anti-sigma factor family protein: protein MTAITDETLMALADGELEPAEAARVREALGRDNDLAARFASFAESRALFSGAASRADDDAVPEHLVGMARRLGNALSEFGRGTQHGSTDVPRPETGATNEADDRARKDDIITPANAWREQASRNLRRSDRFKAMALAASIALFAGGVLGFALSALRQPDNTFANKAPLNSIAVSPAEAELLFQLASGESRQVPSSSGTATADITMVSTHRMEDGSICREFTTAIVGTQQTRVACLRERAWYVHLVVVSSSSGSFTPASGHETADQFIEALGSKEILTGDAERKALVQP, encoded by the coding sequence ATGACCGCGATCACCGACGAAACCCTGATGGCTCTGGCGGACGGCGAACTTGAACCCGCAGAGGCGGCCCGCGTGCGCGAGGCGCTTGGCCGCGACAACGATCTTGCTGCGCGATTTGCATCATTCGCAGAATCGCGGGCGCTTTTTTCTGGAGCAGCCAGTCGCGCCGACGATGACGCAGTGCCCGAACATCTTGTCGGCATGGCCCGCAGGCTCGGGAATGCATTGTCGGAATTTGGCCGAGGCACCCAGCACGGCTCCACCGATGTTCCGCGGCCTGAAACGGGCGCAACCAACGAAGCCGACGACCGTGCCCGAAAAGACGATATCATCACGCCCGCCAACGCATGGCGCGAACAAGCCTCGCGCAACTTGCGTCGGTCCGATCGCTTCAAGGCCATGGCTTTGGCCGCCTCAATCGCACTTTTTGCCGGAGGCGTGCTTGGCTTTGCACTCAGCGCGCTTCGACAGCCCGACAACACGTTCGCGAACAAAGCGCCGCTGAACAGCATTGCTGTATCGCCTGCAGAAGCGGAGTTGCTGTTCCAACTCGCGAGCGGCGAGTCGCGGCAAGTCCCAAGCAGCTCGGGAACGGCGACGGCCGACATCACCATGGTATCCACGCATCGGATGGAAGACGGCTCCATCTGTCGCGAATTCACGACGGCGATCGTCGGCACGCAGCAGACACGGGTCGCCTGCCTACGGGAGCGAGCGTGGTATGTTCATCTCGTCGTGGTTTCGTCGTCGAGCGGCAGCTTCACGCCAGCGAGCGGCCACGAGACGGCGGATCAGTTCATCGAAGCGCTCGGGAGCAAGGAAATCCTGACCGGCGACGCGGAGCGCAAGGCTCTCGTGCAGCCCTAG
- a CDS encoding S8 family serine peptidase yields MQGSRSTLRNAFLNPLETVGWRSLENCGDLGAVGLVDTGIDADHTGLASKRLEVITQRSPDRQASSKRHGTAIATLLLGDGVFPGLTPKAQIVAVDAFHSQNGTDQIDTFDLVSAMDTLVERGVAVINLSLAGSSNEVLDAEGKRAQARGVIVVAASGNDGAAVKPRYPAAYPWAIAATAVDRNLVVYKRAVRGPHIRLAAPGVDLALRDGDGKLRQHTGTSFAAPFVAARLAMVHLGKQTRRADAAGPPPPADDLDSARTAEASVAALSSQAIDLGEPGKDTVYGDGLVQFGSACRSATSATR; encoded by the coding sequence ATGCAGGGCAGCCGGTCAACGCTGCGCAACGCGTTCCTCAATCCATTGGAGACCGTGGGCTGGCGTTCGCTGGAAAATTGCGGTGACCTGGGTGCGGTCGGGCTGGTGGATACGGGCATCGATGCGGACCACACAGGGCTGGCGAGCAAGCGACTAGAGGTGATTACGCAACGCTCGCCCGACCGACAGGCGTCAAGCAAACGCCACGGAACAGCGATCGCGACGCTCTTGCTTGGCGACGGCGTATTCCCTGGACTGACGCCGAAGGCCCAGATTGTAGCAGTCGACGCGTTCCATTCGCAAAACGGCACGGACCAGATCGACACGTTCGATCTGGTGTCCGCGATGGACACTTTGGTGGAGCGCGGCGTTGCGGTCATCAATCTGAGTCTGGCGGGATCGTCAAACGAGGTTCTGGACGCGGAGGGAAAGCGTGCGCAAGCCCGAGGCGTCATCGTGGTCGCCGCGAGCGGCAATGACGGCGCCGCCGTCAAACCGCGTTATCCCGCAGCTTATCCATGGGCGATCGCGGCAACGGCGGTTGACAGGAATCTCGTCGTCTACAAGCGAGCGGTTCGTGGACCGCATATCCGACTTGCCGCTCCCGGCGTCGATCTTGCGCTTCGTGATGGCGACGGGAAGCTGCGACAGCACACCGGCACCTCCTTCGCCGCGCCGTTCGTCGCCGCGCGGCTGGCGATGGTTCACTTGGGAAAACAGACCCGGCGCGCCGACGCAGCAGGCCCACCCCCACCCGCCGACGATCTCGATTCCGCGCGCACTGCGGAAGCCAGCGTCGCGGCACTTAGCAGCCAGGCGATCGATCTCGGCGAACCCGGAAAGGACACCGTCTACGGAGATGGCCTCGTCCAGTTTGGCTCCGCATGTCGCTCCGCGACGAGTGCGACACGATGA
- a CDS encoding glycerate kinase family protein, giving the protein MALTVLIAPSGFKECLSATEVAGAMAAGVRRTLPDARVLSTPMIDGGEGFTAALVAATNGTLEQVTVSGPVNAPVRAPIGFLGGSGPKTAVIEIAAAAGLRLVPRGARDPAVTTSRGVGELIRAALDAGAEHILVGCGDSGVNDGGAGMAEALGIRLLDTDDKAIGCGGGALARLASIDLSNRDPRLDSVQIEAAVNWHNVLLGEHGVTRVYGPQKGATPAQIVMLEAALGNYAACVRVATGVDVKTVAGGGASGGIGAGLHALLGAVLRPRFDMVMHYTNFDALLAETDLVLTGEGTLDNQTPFGKVPAEVARRAKARGLPVIALAGSIGEGAKANLDCGIDAFASIQMRPWTLDEAMASASHLLRHATEDTIRMVLVGMRLLDPAGCHSHRLRTVVTGLDAARSRPLISSDTVAPPTMLSGAIHLQSPQDAEHGRSCGVARSYQEPERVVLSEGIWPH; this is encoded by the coding sequence ATGGCCCTTACCGTTCTGATCGCTCCCTCGGGTTTCAAGGAATGCCTGAGCGCCACCGAAGTAGCCGGAGCCATGGCAGCGGGCGTACGGCGCACGCTGCCCGATGCTCGGGTGCTCTCCACGCCGATGATCGACGGCGGCGAAGGCTTCACGGCGGCGCTGGTAGCGGCGACGAACGGCACGCTTGAACAGGTGACGGTCAGTGGTCCCGTCAACGCGCCGGTGCGCGCGCCGATCGGCTTCCTTGGCGGTTCCGGGCCTAAGACGGCCGTGATCGAGATTGCGGCGGCGGCCGGCCTGCGGCTAGTGCCGCGCGGAGCGCGCGATCCGGCGGTGACGACGAGCCGCGGCGTCGGCGAACTCATCCGCGCGGCGCTCGATGCCGGAGCCGAGCACATTCTGGTCGGATGTGGGGACAGCGGCGTCAACGACGGCGGCGCCGGCATGGCGGAAGCGCTCGGCATCCGTTTACTTGACACGGACGACAAGGCGATCGGCTGCGGCGGCGGCGCGCTGGCGCGGCTTGCCTCCATCGACCTGTCGAATCGAGATCCGCGCCTCGACAGCGTGCAGATTGAAGCGGCGGTCAATTGGCACAATGTGTTGCTCGGCGAACATGGCGTGACGCGCGTTTACGGTCCGCAGAAGGGTGCGACGCCCGCACAGATTGTGATGCTTGAGGCGGCGCTTGGGAACTATGCAGCGTGCGTGCGCGTCGCAACCGGCGTCGATGTCAAGACGGTGGCGGGCGGCGGAGCGTCCGGGGGCATTGGCGCGGGGTTGCATGCGCTCCTCGGCGCGGTGCTGCGTCCGCGCTTCGACATGGTCATGCACTACACCAACTTCGACGCCCTGTTGGCCGAGACCGATCTCGTGCTCACCGGAGAGGGCACTCTCGATAACCAAACCCCGTTCGGCAAGGTGCCGGCGGAAGTCGCGCGGCGCGCGAAGGCACGCGGCCTTCCAGTGATCGCCCTTGCCGGTTCAATCGGCGAAGGCGCCAAAGCTAATCTAGATTGCGGTATCGACGCGTTCGCGAGCATCCAGATGCGGCCCTGGACGCTCGACGAGGCGATGGCGTCGGCGTCTCATCTGCTCCGCCACGCGACCGAAGATACGATTCGCATGGTCCTGGTCGGCATGCGCCTGCTTGATCCCGCGGGCTGCCATAGCCACCGCTTGCGCACGGTCGTCACGGGTCTCGACGCAGCTCGAAGCCGTCCGCTCATCTCGTCGGACACTGTAGCGCCGCCGACGATGTTATCAGGGGCTATTCATCTTCAGAGCCCACAGGATGCCGAGCATGGCAGATCTTGCGGGGTTGCACGCTCTTACCAAGAACCTGAACGCGTTGTCCTGAGCGAAGGCATCTGGCCACATTAG
- a CDS encoding SLC13 family permease, with amino-acid sequence MAHEQTVSVSKKIALEPTAAAGGSSPRSVIAILVAFAAVAVIGVGLPYPAEARFVLVVFALAILGWTLFKIDDTVVALAAVAALLVGGAVPLSTIATTLKNPLIGLLVGAFVIATALTRSGLAERVVIATIGNVRSVTRLFHRLAFLILATAFVIPSTTGRAVLFLPVFLTLAASIRDLQVVRALALLIPSIVLLSACASLTGAGAHLVAAEFITRSGGALLDYARWTVLCFPFAVASSFVATSVILWLFLDRETRMAAPKLPSIPRDPLNPRQRAVAMIVAVMLVALLSATAVGIEPALVVLVAATLLVIGPSPALLPATALKTIEWKLLAFLAATMLMGDALIVSGAARVVAADLVTRIDWQAFGSPLAVATIVSATALCAHLVVTSRTARAVVLIPILALPLAGFGYDPAALILLVAVGTGFCQTLPVSAKAVALYATLTQPTYAPKDLMLLSAVLLPIHLLLLVAFALVVWPLLGISLQP; translated from the coding sequence ATGGCCCATGAACAAACCGTGTCGGTCAGTAAGAAAATTGCCCTGGAGCCGACAGCTGCGGCTGGCGGCTCAAGCCCGCGGTCGGTGATAGCTATCTTGGTCGCGTTCGCCGCGGTGGCTGTCATCGGGGTGGGGTTGCCTTATCCGGCCGAGGCACGCTTCGTGCTGGTCGTGTTTGCGCTCGCGATCCTAGGATGGACCCTGTTCAAAATCGACGACACAGTAGTCGCGCTCGCAGCCGTGGCCGCGCTGCTTGTCGGTGGCGCCGTTCCCCTCTCCACCATCGCGACGACGCTGAAAAACCCACTAATCGGACTCTTGGTCGGAGCCTTCGTGATCGCCACCGCACTTACGCGATCGGGACTCGCGGAGCGCGTGGTGATCGCCACGATTGGCAATGTCCGATCGGTCACGCGCCTGTTCCATCGGCTCGCCTTCTTGATCTTGGCAACCGCTTTTGTCATTCCCTCGACGACCGGTCGCGCTGTGTTGTTCCTGCCGGTGTTTCTGACGCTCGCCGCTTCGATCCGGGATTTACAGGTCGTGCGTGCACTCGCGCTTCTTATCCCGAGTATCGTTCTGCTCTCGGCATGCGCTTCGCTTACTGGCGCGGGCGCGCATCTGGTCGCCGCCGAGTTCATCACGCGGTCCGGCGGAGCGCTCCTCGATTACGCGCGCTGGACCGTGCTGTGTTTTCCGTTCGCGGTCGCGAGCAGTTTTGTGGCAACGAGTGTGATCCTTTGGCTATTCCTCGACCGCGAGACGCGCATGGCGGCGCCCAAGCTGCCAAGCATTCCGCGAGACCCGCTCAATCCACGGCAGCGCGCGGTCGCAATGATCGTCGCCGTCATGCTGGTCGCGCTTCTCAGCGCGACGGCCGTCGGAATCGAGCCTGCTCTTGTCGTTTTGGTGGCGGCCACACTGCTCGTGATCGGACCATCCCCCGCGCTCTTGCCGGCCACGGCCCTGAAAACGATCGAATGGAAGCTGTTGGCGTTCCTGGCTGCTACCATGCTGATGGGCGACGCGCTGATCGTCTCCGGCGCCGCGCGCGTGGTTGCGGCGGATCTTGTGACGAGGATCGACTGGCAGGCATTCGGCAGCCCGCTCGCGGTCGCCACAATTGTCTCCGCGACCGCACTTTGCGCGCATCTGGTCGTGACGTCGCGGACCGCACGAGCGGTCGTTCTCATTCCGATACTCGCGTTGCCGCTCGCCGGGTTCGGATACGATCCGGCCGCACTTATTCTGCTCGTCGCAGTCGGAACTGGCTTCTGCCAGACGCTGCCAGTGAGCGCGAAAGCGGTGGCACTCTACGCCACGCTAACGCAGCCGACCTATGCGCCGAAGGATCTGATGCTCCTTTCAGCTGTGCTCTTGCCGATACACCTCCTTCTGTTGGTGGCGTTCGCGCTGGTCGTCTGGCCGCTTCTCGGTATCTCGCTACAACCATGA